AGGTTGCTCTTATACCTGGGCTGTGCGAATCCGATGGTTGATATGCGGAGATACACTGCGAGCGTCTCCTTGGGAGCTCGGAGATACAGACAGTAGGTAGTGGTTGTTGGGAGATGGGGGTAGGCTGATGTGTTGCGGACTATTTGTAGTTCCAAGTGGAGAGTGTTGGGGAGAACACTGGGGACTTAAGAATGTAGAAGACATGATGGAGTTCGAGTTTGAAGTCTCCATACAATGATTATTTATCAAGCAAGGTATTGGTTGCGTAGTACATGATCCCAGTTTCTCTGAGGCGTTTGTCTGTGTTTTCATAGTCATTTGCTTCAATGCAAAGGGACAACTGGACACATTTTCCTGTTTGATAGGTAACCCAAAAAAGTGATGAGATGGGAGTGTCTTGTCTTGAGGCCCACAGCTCCCTTTCCGCTTTTGCAGCTGCAGCCTGAGCTCTTCAACCTGTCTTTGCTCTTGCTGAAGCTTCCAGGTCAACTCATTGATGACCTTCTGCTTCTCCACCAACATTTTGTCTTTTTCAGCATCAATGCCTTCCAGTTCTACTTGGTAGCTACCACTGTTGATGCTGCTCATTAGACTTTCCTCAGCACTTATGTGGATAGGGGAAGGGTGTAGACCAAACTGAGGAGAAGACATTGGCCCATCGCTGAAGGTATCAGGCAAAGAACCACTAACCGAGAGATCAGAAGAGGCTGGGGATATTGGTGGGGTGGAACTAGTGCTACCAAACTGATAGAATCCATTTGACATAACTCCAGCTGAGGGGTGTGTTTGGTAATTTGAAAGATTGTTATTTGGTGTAACGGGGAAAGTAACCGTTGTGATTTCACCAAAGGTTGGAACACTATTACTACTGCACTCCTGAAAGGGCCGTAGTCGCTCCATCAGTGATGTCTTTGTACCAGACACAGGCAAACCACGTATTCTAAGTTGTTGTCTTAACTCGGAgaccttgaaaaaaaaaagtatccaaaTATTTAGCTGTGTAGGTATACCAGAGGCATCTAAAGCCTTAAAGTCATTTACGTCAggctaaaataaaacatttttttttttttcatttttcacacCATTCTTTAACAATGTTTAACTAAAATGCTATCTCTCAGATCATTAATAAGATTATTATCACAAATATTTTAGGAGTTTTTGGGTCATTACTTTCCTTGCGGAAACTTCTTAGTCAACTTGAAATAGTTTATTCTCAGACAAAATTTCCTGCATGTCGTTTTGGTTAGACAATCCATTATAACTTACTTTCAAGTCATCCAGATTAGAGGGCAGTAATCCTGGCTTCATAGAGCACACATTGGCCTGGCCAGAAAAAGTGGTCTTCACTGGAGACAATGAAGGACTGTGAATTGTTGGGGTGTTGACATTCCGAGTCATTTGATCATTTGGCTGCCTTAAAAGAAATACAGCATTGTTAAATTAAACATCCCAAATCAGGACATCAAATATTATACATTACATGTTCTATTTAGTTTACCcgtgtttattttaataaagttataATAGTGTTAAACTGGGATACTAAAATACGATTGTATTCAGTGCGGAGAGTTTGGCACAATGGTGTATCCCACGCAATGGAAATAAACAACAGTGTCTGATGATATTCATACCTAAATGCTGAAGGAAACCAATTAACTTACTGCATGTTCTTAGACTGTGTGGGAGGACAACTGCAGTAACTGGAGGACCCTCAAacaaaacacatggagaacatacaaactccaaattGGTAGGAATTGAACCCATTAACCCAACACTGGGAGGCAGCAATGCCAACCACGGCATGACTGTGCCTCtcctaaatatataatacaacattGTAGGAGGGCATTTCCTAGGTGTAACAGTCGCATGAAAAACACACCCATACAGCTTAACAAACCAAGGGGTGCCTCACCTCCTTGGAAGGGGCGCCCCACGGAGAGTGTAGCTCTTGACTGTGACACCATAGCCAGGCACCGCGCTCACAGCCCCTCACACACGGAGGGGCAGCAGCTGGCAACTTAACGTAAGAAGCTGTTAGTGGCCAGTGCTCTACGTGGGGGTGCCACATAGGacttaaaaacactggatgagtgaaatgatgtcactcattcagtggcACCCCCTAACCATCGGCTCCACCTAGGCTAGCAGGTACCACCCGCCTTGTTAACAACTCTAGCATGGGTACAAGCTTACAGCTGATGATGGAACTATTAGATGGTGATGTCTCCATCCATAGGTTCATGTTATAAtggggtaaaacaatacattcaatGGCGTTGCGCACGTACTTGAGATGCGAGTGGTGCATGCCCGGGTAATTGAAGTGTTGTTGCTGTTGTTGACTTAGGATTTGCAGTTGAAGAAAGAGCTGCTGCTGTTGGAGGAGTCGGGCGTAGGCAGAGTCCATGGGCGGAGGAGATTTCTCTGCCTTTTGGTCTGGAGGAATGTACTggtgatatttgagttttttcaCCTTCGGTTTGATGTCTTTTGGTTTCTTGTGCCTGTTCTTGGTGTCCGTGGAAGACTTGGTCTGAGAATTCCAAATAAGAACAGAGGTTATCGCTGtagtactatattatattatatccatTACCTGTAGCCCCTCAGTGGCTACAAGTTACATTTGATACTTTACGGACGTATTTGGCTAAACGCATCTATTGCTCTCAGACACCCCCTATTTGTGGTATGACATCAATTCAGTTTCAACGTGATCCATAGTGAAACAGACCAAGCAAAAAAGCAGACTGCAACATGCTGATCATATTACATGCTCAATATGTTTAGCAACTTATTATCTGAAGACCAACAATCCAAAGGTCTTGGTCATGGGACTTAATTTGCCAAAAGCACCAAGATTGATTCCTTCCATACTCTTAAAGCCGCTgaagtttaaaataatataagaGACAGCAACTAACATGTTGCAACAAATTTACGTTATAAAAAGTCCTGGGGACGGGGATGGGGATCTTTGGTTGCACCAAGGATCCCCATCCACTACATATAATCCCTATGGAGATGTAGGACGGTTGAAGTGAAGTCCCTGATCAGTGTGCCAAAGAACACAAGCGGAGACTTTCTGCCTAAAAAAATATTCTCCATCCGCACCAGAAATTACTACCGTCAATAAAGATAACTTCAGACAATAAAGTAAAATTAACCTGAATAGTTTTTTTGGCAGTTTAAAACATCACTTATTGACACTTACCTTGACTGCTGTAGAGATAGGCGCCGCTGGTCCCGTTGGAGACAGCTGGTTTTCGGAGTGAAGTGAACAGGGGTGATTCTGGAATGAACTCATATCCTGTACGTCATTTTCATTTTCTTGGATAAGATTCTAGAATAAGCGGAGAACAGGTCTCTgtttaattgcatttatttattccaCACACAGCGAGACACCAGACGTGCCCAGATCTCTCAGACACCACACCGGGATTAGAGGCGGCAGGTCTGagaggacagtcacacaaaacaGGCTACAGATTTATGGACAGATTATTTTCACTCTCTCTCATTTCTACGGCAGTAATTTAAGGCCGATTGGAATAAGCTGCAAAAAAGAAAGTCGAATGTTCAGTCTGTGCTTGGGTTTTACCACCAGACTCTCAGCTTTACATTTGGACAGGTGCAATTTGTTATGATATATTACATGGTGTTTGATTCAGGTGACTGAAGCCAGAAAAATCACACACAGATAACTACACCAAGTGAAAAGGTTTAATACAGCAGTGGAACTACCATATCATAcgtaccaactctcccggaatgtccgggagattcccgaaattcgggtaggtctcccgggctcccgggagagcaggcaaatatcccacgtatggcaacatgctcctcaaaatgacgcgattcgcggtgaatcgctgcattttgatgcgggggcagagccaaaatgacacgaattAGCGCGCCctgcccctcctgccctccaaccacgcccccccccctgcctgggatctcccggacttagcttgccaaaggttggcaagtatgccatagatGCAGGGGGTGCTGCCTGGTTTTATATACATCAATAAatgtgctgatgatgattaaGTAAGTCCAATTTACCCTGTATCTCTTTGCGAAATTATGTTAATTTAATGACTCCTAATGGAGGATAGGTTTCAGGTCAGGCAGCCAGATAAAAACACAAGtgatgtttttgttttctctccCCCACGTAGCCCTCTCTCATGtccaaatgttatgtaaatagagataaaaaaaaaatggatactgaATGGTTTACGCAGTGCCTAATATTCTCTTGTTCACATTAGTTGTATTATTGTGATGTAGTCTGcaatgggtgtgtgtgtgtgtgtgtgtgtgtaacattactAGCGTCTCCGTTTACAATAATCTGTGGCTCCTCTATATCAGTATTATGTCTCATTGCTTAAAATGGGCGTCATGGCCGTCTGCTCTTGTTAAGCCTGAAAGCTgcagtcaaagtggaaatttagaagcggcggtatggaaaatgtaagtgagtggaaattgaatagttttacaatcacagcagtagaagaagtggcggtatggcattccAGCCCACCTTGAATACTGGTTTAAAGACAACATAACCACGAAGTCTAATACTGGAGATTGTACCTTCCCCCCCTCAACATACCTGCATATGGTTATTATATCCAGCATAAACAATGTACCGGAGCTTGTGCCCACCTATGTAGTGGAAAAAGCCACCAGTCAGCTATGGAAGGGACTGTAGAAGTTGCCCAAAATTCCCCTTGGTGGCCCTGACCCTCTGTATCACCTATGAGCAAACTAAGGTAGCAGAGTCTCCTACATCTCTGCATTACTCCAGTCCTTGGCTATGCACAAATGCCATTCAGAGACATCAACCTCGATCCCAAATTATGTCATTTCCACCCTTTGCTACTAGTCTATGCCCCCAAGATATTGTATAGCGAGAGGCTTATCATACACAGGAGGGCTCTAGGATCAGTAGATTAGAGGATTTTGTCTACCGAAAGATGAACTCTGCAAGTCAAGTACAATCCTATTATACATGCATCTAATTATTATCattaaacaaatgcaaaaaacagaaaataataaaatagcgtATCCACAGCTGTCCATGAAGAGGTTTAGATGCTCAACACAGATAGTAACTTACTAGGAGGTGCAACACAAtatatgaaaacaataaaattaaaaatatatgtaaatgtgcTTATTGGAATTAAGActatttttatgtaatttcaGAAACAATTAAAACCGTAACAGTAGAAAATGAGATTGCGCAACTGAAATCGCTAAGCCGATTACTACAACTTACTGAAATGACTCCCAATGCTTGAAGTATGCCTTCTACCTGAAATTGCCTGTTCATAACTAAAAATATACACTGCTGCTGCCATTTGACAGGTTGTGATGAATTAACCTTCCTTTGACCTTTAAACAAACTTTGGACTGCATCGTTTCCTTGGTTAAAGATGTTGAATAGCAAGGTCTGTAATACACCTGTCAAACAGCAGCAATAATGAGTTTTCAACAGACAATTTCAGACAGAAGTCCAATTTCTAGTATCAGGAGTTATTCTAGTAAATTGTATTACCCAACAGGATGATTTTATTTGTGAAGACTTTTTTGATTTGAGTTACCCTTTAAGAGCAGCCACAGAGAAGAGTTTCAGATCTATTCTCCAGTAGTTCATATTCATAATACAGTTATCCGAGAGCTCTTAAATTATGGATTCGGAAACCAGCAAGACAGGCGACAAATCTTTAATCTGGACAGTGTCTGGAAAAATGACACAAGCAGTGAAATTCCAACTCTACGCAGACTAGAAGAGACTTAGCAGCCCGTGAGAGTGTACTTGGCAGACATCAAGCAATAAATCTCTAGAGGGCATTTCATTTAATTCAGGATACCTGGAAATTCCGGCCATCTACGGCTACTGTCAGGATATTCCTTGCGGGAAATTGATTACTAAAACCTCCGTAGTTAAAATTAATGTAGATACTGGGGTATACAAAAAAAAGAGACATCTAAATATTTTATCTATCTCTCTGCAATCCTGGTGGGCATTCTAGAAAAACGGAAATAAGTGTGTGATGTGTACTTTATAAAACTACATTTTATTGGGGTGTTAACGAAGCAACAAGTTTTACTCATTAGCATAGTAAGAGGCTGAAAATGGTAATAAACATTATAAAAAGTATGGCgctaaaaccccccaaaaaaaaaacaaaaaaaaaaaaacaatcctaaAGAAATGTTAAGACAAAACTTCCATTCTTATAGAAGAACCGCTTAAATATAGCCCGGAAATAGTGGTAACACATTTGCATAATTAATACTATAAGGGGCATAtacaattctcggcggaaacaccgaaaatcccgcggtccgcgcactattaccgttattacggtaaaagtgcgtggaaaaaaacgttaatacggtaattttcccgctggatttcagctcgcagctccctgagccgcgagctgaaatccatttaactactaccgtaataagggtagtagtttttacgcggcgggactttgaatatgcccctaattgtTGTAGAATCCTGGGAATACCTCTCATATTACAAACAAGGTTAACAATGGCTGTAGAACAACCGCTTATGTAGTTAACTTATAaataaactgaataaaaaaaaataaaaaaatagtcaaCCGATCAAATAGATTTCATGGCAGATAGAAAAGGAACCAGCCGGTTGGGCTGAAAACATATCCGTTGTTAGGTTCTTGCTCCTATGctagatgcccccccccccctccttatttcTTGTGCATTAACctccaaaacaaaaaaagatgatGTGGGTCGTAAAAGTATTTTTTGCCTTAAAATCATAACTGCTAGATTGTGAGCATGATGCCCTCACTACAACTACAAGTCTCCGAGACCAATCATATTTTATTAGCCCTCTGCAATTAGACATAGCACGTAGACAATACTTTGGCTGCCTGCCCTTACAGCTTGGAAAAATTGAAGGTACGTATGCCAAGTACACTGTGTAACAAAGACACAGGAATGAGGAGTAAGCTGACTGAGCCAAATTTCTGTCATATCTGGGTTAACAATCCCCCTGTATACCCTACGCGGAGCATCGCTGTCTTCTGAAGCGTTATTACAACACGGAACGTTTACTAGCTCATCTAATGTCAGGGCTCTGGCTTTCTAAACAAAAGTGATGcacagattttattttaatgtccTTTATGATGCCATTGACATAACAAATTATTAAATTCAACCCTCCTAAAGGTCAAACACTTTAGGCATTCGTCATGTAGTCGAAGGTGATCTATGGGCTGTGCGTCAGTTTTGTCACCGCATGAGAGATTAATGGTAGAGTTTAAAGGGCAGCTCAGAATTTATACAGACGGCCTCAGCGTACGGGATAGATATTCCAGCAGCTTTCACTGTCAATATTAAGGGGCAGCTTCAATTCAGCGCCAGGGGATGTGAGGTGTCTGAAGTTTTTATAAAAATCTACGCTCGTTTTTACTCCAGTCCAATAGAGATGTTAGGGAAAATGAGTGAAGATTTCTGTGCCGTATTAGCCGGCAAGGTTTACCTCCAGACACAGAGGCGATGTCCAGTAGCACCTCGCGGCTAACTGAATCTGCCTCTAAGAGTGCATTGCGCactttgccggcaattacggtagaaatcctCGCACCGCAAAAGGAGCGGAGAGATCTGTCAAATCTACACCGTTAAGTTTCTCACGGACATTCCGAAGACacttcgcagctaattgaattccgcCCTTAAAGTGAAATAGGTTATATTAGGTCTGCTAGTTGCTACAGAAAGGATATCGATTTGTCCCTGCCTACAGCCAATGGCATCTGTATGCAACAGGGAGGGGGAAGGCATTCCAGTAGATTAAGAAAGATGGAACCTGTCATTCAAGATTCAGGGAGgataattattatcatcatcatttatttatatagcaccactaattccgcagcgctgtacagagaactcactgccatcagtccctgccccattggggcttacagtctaaattcactaacatacccacacatacagacgTACAGACGTACAGAGACGGACGGACAGAgagaaacacagacagagagagagacacacacagactagggtctatttgttaccagccaattaacctaccagtatgtttttggagtgtgggaggaaaccggaacacccggaggaaacccacgcaaacacagggagaacatacaaaccccacacagataaggccacggtcgggatttgaactcatgaccccagtgctgtgaggcagaagtgctaaccaccgagtgCTTTATGTGGACATGTAGACATAGAAGGGGAACAGTAATTAATATGATGCAAATTATGTCAACAAATGTGGCGTAATCAATGTCAAAATCATCTTACAACTGTCAATTTTGTAGCAGAGAGTAAGAAATACTTAAGCTAAATAAATTAAACGAAATATTAAATGAAACAAACACATTTTGTTGCTGTCCTATAGAAATGGATAGGTTCTCTCCACTTGCTGTAGTTGGGCATTTTATAATCTATAAATAAAACTGGAGTCAATTCATTCTGCACTAGGGTGTGattgtataaaaagaaaaaatatgcagAGTGATGCAATTATTCTACAGAAGCGTTgacaattttgctcatctctagagggggggggggtggtacgAAAAATGACAATTTTCTTGATGGCAAAAAGAAAATCTAAATGTACTTTGATAATACAATACTTTgacattataatattaatatttttatttacaaagggTTGCGACACATCAGGCAGCAGAACTGCTTGCTGTAAGCCTGTTACTATGAATGTACCTAAAAGTTGTTAGATGTTAAACAGAGGCTCAGTTCACTAAAAGTAAATTCCTCCAGAGCCAACTCCAGCTAGACTGAGAGCTGAGGGAATGAATAGTTCCATATAGTTCTGATTATAGAAGTTCTGTGTAAAAGAGGTGTGGCTTAAGGTCTCAAGGTTCCATGCCCAACGGTACCAGTGACGAGACGGACCTGTCTACAACACCAACAGCAAATCAGAGCTGCCAGTGTTACAACCACTTTGTACTATATCTGCATAACCTCCAAAATAAACTACAGTTGCTGAAGATTAACAGCAGTTGACAATTTTTGTCAGTCTGCTAAAGATATCCTCCGAGGAAGCTTAGTTCATATTTTTCTTGTACCGTGAAGACTGGTTAGAAATCTTACCTGGACAGGAGCAGAGTGCGGGGAACCAGTGGCGTCCATATGTTTGGTCTCTTGCGGAGATGAAGATGAGATTCCCTGGGAGTCGTCGCTTCTCTCTTGTTCAGGGGACAGGGCGTCATTGCTGCTGTCTTCTTCAAAAGCAAAGGCATCCACAGGCTTGGAATACGTGGCTGGGCTTCCTTCACAGATTAAAATGACAGGGATCAAAGGGTCAATGAATAAGAGTTTTAGAGGATGGCTAAATACAACCCCTTCATAGTTCCCTTTtaatacaatgtaacaatattaaTCAACAAGGGATACCCTTAACCGTAAAACAGGTTCAAGGCCACAGAATGAGGGTTTCTTTTTTCAACCATTAAGTGGTACATTAGTCCCTATGATATTCAAGTTAAATTTGAAACGAAAAATAAGCAGTGTTTATTAGTGAAACATGGCCAAATCGATTAAAAAATGTATGTTGAATTTAAGAGGTGGTAAATTAATTTACAAATCATTCTCAATTCGACAAAAATTTGGCAAGTAAAGAGACCCTCTGGAGAATCTGGCAACCCCATcaaacatttacaaaataaaacaggGGAGAACACAACTAATCTACCATTATTTCCAGTGTGGGCTAGTCCCACATCAATAATGGGACCAGATGCTTTACCAATAAGAGGACATTTTAAAACTGGGCAAGCTGGGCTACATATCTGAATCCTCAACCAGCACCACTTTTTAACAGCCTAAACCAGTTTCTCCTATAGCAGGGAGACCGTGGGCAAAAAAAGTTTCCCTTGATgtagtgaaaaccagccccagGTTGGTCAGTGCTGGGCAGGTGGggtatgaaaaataatatatgtctCCCACCTCAATATTTCTGTCCATTATAGCAATAGAGTaaaattgtgcttttttttttttttttaaaataaactttaattgaataaaacaatCCTCACACACTCTCTTTCAcaactttgttttaaaaaataaataaataaaaaaagaaccacCCGCTTACTAGAGGTGACCCGATACAAAATCATTAAAGCCAGAGGGAGATTGAAAAAAGCGCAAATATTTTCTTACAAAATTCTAAAACATCACACTACGCTACTAGCTGCTCTTTGTAATAAAGAAACATGTATTTTAAATCTAGTGGTCCTTTAAGGTGAACCTCTCCAGTGTTACTAGGAATCATGGGTTTGGTGATAAATGTGTTTCAGCGCTTCTAACTCTGGTGtagaccaccaggtcaggaagTAACGTAACCCAGGGCTTAGGTAGTCCTGCTGAGCCTGGATTAAACTCCATTTTGTCCTCAGTGATGAAGTACTCAGAGTGCTGACGGGAAGCTGGTAAACGGGTCTGTGATATCAGCCCTCAGCTATGTGCCAAGCTCAGAGCACTGACAAAGCTGCCCGTTGTTTGGAAACTATTAGAGGGTTTTCTTCCCTTCCACACTAGCCGCGTAAATAACTCGGCTGCACTTTGCAGTGTCTAAACATTTTATCTGCAAGAGGTTGAAGccagatatttatatttttggacAAGTAAAAACGTAATACCACCGAGACGGTTTTAAATTATTGTTCTGAAAGAAATGCAGTGAACAGTCCAAACATCTAAATTGCTGGACTTATCGCCATGAACAAATCTACAACCGAATGCCAAAGGTTTTCTAGTGCTCAACATCAGAGTCTTTCTCGAGATTGTTAACAGCTACATAGTCTAGGTCTTCCATTTGCCCGAAGGATTCCAAAGCTCTTTAACACAGCAATAAAGAGTTCAAACCAAGATTGAAAACATGGAAATAGTTTAGAAATCAAATACTAGGAGGTTACGATTGAATAAAACATCGAAAATTCTGTGCTCCGTAAATTTGCCAAATTTCGGCTCAAAATTTGAGAATCTTCAAATCTTGCAATATTGTGTTTTGCAACATTAATCAGCAATTTATTCggatttggacattaaaagaaaataaacacaaataatgtACTGTCcttgggaaatatgggacacatGGAAAACCTAGTTGAGGAGTGCGATGttgtaaaagcaaaaaacataATGAAATATTGCTTTTCATGAATACTATATTCTAGTTGACCAAACTTAAAGTTGTCCAACCAGGTATAGAAGCTCCTCTTCTCATTGGCTAGGCAAATAACATGACCCTAGGTCAAAGATCAAACTTATGTTTCTGGAAAAATATTATAAAGTTATTTTCTATTACAATACTAAACATTTGTTTAcaccccattattattattaccatttatttatataacgccactaattccgcagcgctgtacagagaactcactcacatcagtccctgccccattggagcttacagtctaaattccctaatatacagagacagacagacagactagggttaatttgttttctgccaattaacctaccagtatgtttttggagtgtgggaggaaaccggagcacccggaggaaacccacgcaaacacggggagaacatacaaactcctcatagataaggccatggtcgggaattgaactcatgaccctagtgctgtaaggcagaagtgctaaccactgagccaccgttctgccctAGAGATTTAACTCTTGTAGATTTTATAAGAACAAACATTAAAGTTGCGAAGCATCTAGAGATTACTCAACAATTGCTCTGTTGGGAGACATACAATGGAAAAGAACCCAATTTACCTTTCATTGCCTCTTTCACAGTAGATTCCAAAGGAATGATGTTCTTTTCCACCAATTCTAAAGGACCTGGTCGGAGGGCAATTCTTTCATTCAGGTCATCTGCCATTCGAGCCCTTTTCAGTTTCATTTGGTTGGCCTGGGACGAGCCTTCAGCTGCTGAATCTAGAAGGACAAGAAATGAGTGATGATTTTGGAACAATGTTACTTTCTTATTTGCTatataaaagttatttatttagaatGTTTTGGCCCTAAATTGCCAGATACTTTTGAATTGGGCATCAGGATTTACCTTGCAAAATATGCATATTGATCAGATCAGACCTTTCTGGCTTACTTCTGACCTTGTGCTTCAAATAGTCTTCACTCTAGaaaagaatcataaattaaatataatttaacggACTGTTCTAGATAGAAGTAGATGCAGAGATGGTTTTCCCTGTACAGTTTCCATGCTCAATACGTCCCAGTGTTTTCCTACTAGGTGAAGCAAACATGACCAGAATTTAGAAGGTCCATCGTAGCTAGCAGTTAATCCTCCATCACCACCAGCACATTGAACAAAACAGCTTTCTTGTATTCTCTACCCTGAAATAATAACCACACATGTTCACCAGTATTAAAGGTCCCTCTGATCACCACCATAAACTGACTGTGTCTGGAAACACCGATGATCTAAGCGGACATCACATAGCAGGCCAttgcgtgcccttaagactcacttctttattcaagtctatcaatcctcctcctaactcccgtgtcctggctctctcccccagttagtaccaccctatttgtgtctccccctttcctttaggatgtaagccctcatgagcagggccctctttccttgtgtgctccttctactattccatcaccctctgtacctcttggcctgcttccctagccctattttcttaagcttcggcctacttctcactgatttctaccatcactttcactcattgtcccagaaataatttgatttgcattaccatgttacctgtgtctgtgtgtatatatttttgttaatttttttgttctttctgtattatgttgtgtcatggctcattgttttctttatatgtcatgtacggcgctgtggaccctttgtggcgccttataaattaaagataataataataataatactttcacTAATGAAGCTGATAACCTTTCATGAGAAATCAGTACATGAAGTAATGGGTATTAAATATCTCAGGAGATGCCTTATGTAGTCTTTAGAGGACGTAGACTATGCGACATGCTGTATCGGCTGGGAAGATCACCAAACTTTAATTTTCTACATGGATGTTCTATTTCACATGTCAGAAACATTCCATTAATTCTCGGCAGTAGAAAACGCTTGTAAAGGGTACTTTGGGCAGTTGGTATTTATTATAGGACAAACGGGGCAAATTAAAGCCAAGTAATCACTTGACAGTCAGCACACATATTCTGTACTACGTAATCCTACAGCAGCAACGCTCAGCTTACTGTTTTAATAAGGTTGAGTCAGTAGGGCTCATTTATCAACTCGGCACGCAAAGGGTTACACACTACCACCGTCAGACCGCAATGAGAGGAGAGAAGAACAGGTAACTTTTCATGATCTTTCCAAAATTCATCTTTCTGGTCTTTGGTTTCAACTATGACTTCATGTTTTGTCCTCTGATTTAAAAAGCAGAAGGTTAAATGTTATGATTAGTAAGTGAGGGATGACTCAGTGCATTTCCTGCATTCTGGGATCAGCTA
The nucleotide sequence above comes from Mixophyes fleayi isolate aMixFle1 chromosome 6, aMixFle1.hap1, whole genome shotgun sequence. Encoded proteins:
- the MYOCD gene encoding myocardin isoform X2, producing the protein MTLLGSEHSLLIRSKFRSALKSPAAFQEQRKNLERAKSEDYLKHKVRSKPERSDLINMHILQDSAAEGSSQANQMKLKRARMADDLNERIALRPGPLELVEKNIIPLESTVKEAMKGSPATYSKPVDAFAFEEDSSNDALSPEQERSDDSQGISSSSPQETKHMDATGSPHSAPVQNLIQENENDVQDMSSFQNHPCSLHSENQLSPTGPAAPISTAVKTKSSTDTKNRHKKPKDIKPKVKKLKYHQYIPPDQKAEKSPPPMDSAYARLLQQQQLFLQLQILSQQQQQHFNYPGMHHSHLKQPNDQMTRNVNTPTIHSPSLSPVKTTFSGQANVCSMKPGLLPSNLDDLKVSELRQQLRIRGLPVSGTKTSLMERLRPFQECSSNSVPTFGEITTVTFPVTPNNNLSNYQTHPSAGVMSNGFYQFGSTSSTPPISPASSDLSVSGSLPDTFSDGPMSSPQFGLHPSPIHISAEESLMSSINSGSYQVELEGIDAEKDKMLVEKQKVINELTWKLQQEQRQVEELRLQLQKRKGSCGPQDKTLPSHHFFGLPIKQENVSSCPFALKQMTMKTQTNASEKLGSCTTQPIPCLINNHCMETSNSNSIMSSTFLSPQCSPQHSPLGTTNSPQHISLPPSPNNHYLLSVSPSSQGDARSVSPHINHRIRTAQNPGSAVCFSPNQNALQPPYVDQSENKQSNKDGVQPKSPTVPGKITALQPSPQAGLSSPCTTLSSATSSVSKQLPSYEDAVRQQITRSQQMDELLDVLIESGEMPANAKDERPCGQKLNQLNVSTGNTNLSASNPHLPYDNCSNNDSHLEVLLNSHSPIGKPTEIPLLKIGTDDAHFERVINGFPGKVNEDILPSREVLETSLSPMETQMSPSSAESTALHHLSFTESPWETMEWLDLTPPSSATGLGSLATTGPNIFNTDFLDVTDLNLNNAMDLHLEQW